The stretch of DNA CGGCCTCCTCGTGTGCGGCACGGCCGACTCGATGACCGGGTTCCTCGTCGGGCGGGCCGTGCAGGGGCTGGGCGACGGGCCGATCGGCGTGGCGCTGTGGGTCGTCGTCGCGCAGGAGTACCCGGAGCGGCTGCGTCCGCGTGCGCTCGCCGTCATGACGAGCGCCTGGACCGTGCCGGCCGTGGTGGGACCGGCCGCGGCGGCACTCCTCACGCACGTCGCCGGCTGGCGGGCGGTCTTCCTGCTCGGCCCGGTGCTCGCCGCCGCGAGCCTCGTCGTGGCGTGGCAGGCCCTCGGCGGCGATCGGGCGCACGGACGACGGTCGGACGATGCAATTACGGTCACGTCGTCGCCGCTCGCCGCGGTGGCGGCGACCGCGGCGGTCCTGCTCGTGTCGGTCGCGGGCCAGCGATCGGTCGCCGCGTGGCCCTGGCTGCTCGCCGCCGCGCTCGTGGTGCTGGTGGTCGCGGTCCGGCACCTGGTGCCGCCCCGCACCTGGACGGGTGGGCGAGGTCTGCCGTCGCTCATGAGCGCGCGGGCGCTCCTCATGTCGTCGTACTTCGGGGCGCAGGTGTACGTGCCGCTCGTCCTGGTGGAGCTGCGTGGCCTGTCCGTCGGGCAGGCCGGTGCGGCGATCTCGGGGACGGCCTTCACCTGGTGGCTGGGCGCGACCGCCGTGTCGCGACCCGAGCGGCTGGGCGCGGCGCTGGACCGCCCGCTCCGCCGTGCTCTCCTGGGTGGCCTGTCGATCGCGGCCGGTCTCTCGGCGGTGCTCCTGGCGCTGGTGCCGGCCGTTCCCGTGGTGCTCGTGGCCGCGGTGTGGCTGGTGGGCGGCTTCGGCATGGGCGTGCTGTCGTCGACGGTCGTCACCGAGATGCTCGGGAGGTGCGCCCCGGGCGAGGAGGCGGCGACGAGCGCGGCGATGGAGTCGAACGACTCGATCGCCGAGTCGGTCGCCCTGGCGCTCGGTGCCGCCGTGTTCGCAGGCTTGCTCACCCACGGCCTCGGGACGGCCGTGCTCGTGGCCTTCGCCGTCCCCGCGGTCGGGGTCACGCTCGGCCTGCTGCTCCTCGGCCGCGGGTTCGCCCGCTGACCGGGCGGCCGGCCTCGGGTGTCTCGGCGTGGCGGACTGCGAGCGGGCACGCCCGACGACGCCGATAGGCTGTCGCCCGTGAACACCGCCGCGCCGTCCGACCGACCCCTCAAGGTCGCCCTGCTGGGCTGCGGCGTCGTGGGGTCGGAGGTGGCCCGCCTGCTGACCCGCGACGGCGACGAGCTGGCGCGTCGGATCGGCGCCCCGATCGAGCTCGTCGGCATCGCCGTGCGCCGTCTCGGCCGTGCGCGCGACCTCGACCTCCCGGCCGAGCTGTTCACCACCGACGCGCACGCGCTGGTCGCCCGCGGCGACCTCGACGTCGTCGTGGAGGTCATCGGCGGCATCGAGCCGGCGCGCGAGCTGATCCTCGCCGCCCTGGAGCACGGTGCCTCCGTCGTCACGGCCAACAAGGCGCTCCTCGCCGAGGACGGCGCCCACCTGTTCGAGGCCGCCGAGAAGGCCGAGCGCGACATCGCCTTCGAGGCGGCGGTGGCCGGCGCCATCCCGATCATCCGCCCGCTCCAGGAGTCGCTGGCGGGTGACGCCGTGCAGCGGGTGCTCGGCATCGTCAACGGGACCACCAACTTCATCCTCGACGCCATGACCACGACGGGCGCCGGCTTCTCCGACGCGCTCGACGAGGCCCAGCGCCTCGGGTACGCGGAGGCCGACCCCACGGCCGACGTCGAGGGCTTCGACGCCGCCGCCAAGGCCGCGATCATCGCGTCGCTCGCGTTCCACACCCGCGTGACCATCGGCGACGTGCACCGCGAGGGCATCACCGACGTCACCGCCGCCGACGTCCGCTCGGCCGACGAGATGGGCTGCGTCGTCAAGCTGCTCGCGATCTGCGAGAAGATCAGCACGCCCGACGGCGATGCCGTGTCGGCTCGCGTCCACCCCGCCATGATCGCGAAGAGCCACCCGCTCGCCAGCGTCCGCGGCGCGTTCAACGCCGTGTTCGTCGAGAGCGAGTCGGCCGGTCAGCTCATGTTCTACGGTCCGGGCGCCGGGGGCGCGCCCACGGCGAGCGCCGTGCTCGGCGACCTCGTCTCGGTCGCCCGTAACCGCCGCCAGGACGTGCACGGACCCGGTGACACCGCGCACGCGGACCTCGACGTGCTCGACGTCGGCCGCGCCCGTACCCGCTACCACGTGTCGATCGACGTCGACGACCGCGCGGGCGTGCTCGCGTCGGTCGCCGACGCCTTCGCGCAGTACGACGTGTCGATCAAGACGGTCCGCCAGGAGGGCCACGGCTCCGACGCCCAGCTCGTCATCGTGACGCACGAGGCCGACGACGCCGCGCTCGCCGCGACCGTCGAGGTGGTGCGCGCGCTCGACATGGTGCGCGACGTGTCGTCGGTCATGCGGGTCGAAGGCCTCAACTGATGAAGGAGTTCCGCTGATGGCGCAGCCGTGGCGTGGTGTGCTCGAGGAGTACCGCGAGTGGCTCCCGGTCGACGAGGACACCCCGGTGATCTCGCTGGGCGAGGGCGGCACGCCGCTCGTCCACTCGGCCTGGCTGTCCTCGGTCGTCCAGGGCGACGTCTGGCTCAAGGTCGAGGGCGACAACCCGACGGGCTCCTTCAAGGACCGCGGCATGACGGCGGCCATCTCCGTGGCCGTCGGCGAGGGCGCGAAGGCCGTGGTGTGCGCGTCGACGGGCAACACGTCGGCGTCGATGACCGCCTACGCCGCTCGTGCCGGGCTCACCCCGATCGTGCTCGTCCCGCACGGCAAGATCGCGACCGGCAAGATGGCCCAGGCCGTCATGCACGGCGCGGAGGTCATCCAGGTGCGGGGCGGCTTCGACGAGTGCCTCCAGCTGTCGCGGGCCCTGGCCGACGAGTACCCGGTCGCGCTCGTGAACTCGGTCAACCCGGTGCGGCTCCAGGGCCAGAAGACCGCGGCGTTCGAGATCGTCGACGTCCTCGGCGACGCCCCCGACGTGCACGTGCTCCCGGTCGGCAACGCCGGCAACATCTCCGCCTACTGGATGGGCTACCGCGAGTACGCCGACGCCGGTCTCGCCACGCACCGTCCGCGGATGTGGGGCTTCCAGGCCGCCGGCGCCGCGCCGCTCGTCCGTGGCGAGGCCGTGGCGCGTCCCGAGACGGTCGCCACGGCGATCCGCATCGGCAACCCGGCGTCGTGGCAGCTGGCCATCGAGGCGCGCGACACGTCCGGCGGCCGCATCGACGCCGTCACCGACGAGCAGATCCTCGACGCGCAGCGTCGCCTGGGTGCCCACGACGGCGTGTTCGTCGAGCCCGGGTCCGCGGCGGGGGTCGCGGGCCTCCTGGCCGCCGCCGAGGCGGGCGAGGTCGACCCGGGTCTGCGCATCGCCGTGACCGTGACGGGCCACGGCCTGAAGGACGTCGAGACGGCGCTGTCGGGCGTGGAGTCCGTGGTCGACTCCGTCATCGACGCCGACGTGCACGACGCCGCGGCCGCCGCCGGCCTGGCCTGAGCGGCGCCGTCGTGGTCGACCAGCCGTTCCGCCGCGGGCCCGTGACGGTCCGCACGCCCGCCAGCAGCGCCAACCTCGGTCCGGGGTTCGACGCCCTCGGGCTCGCGCTCGACGTGCACGACGAGCTGACCGCCGAGGTCGTCCCCGGCGACGGTCTCGAGGTCGTCGTGGAGGGCGAGGCCGCCGACGAGGTGCCGCGCGACGAGCGCCACCTCGTGGTCCGTTCGCTCGACGCCGCCCTCGACCTCATGGGCGTGCGACGTCCGGGGTTGCGGCTCACGTGCCGCAACGTGGTGCCGCACGGGCGGGGGATGGGCTCGTCGTCGGCCGCGATCGTCGGCGGCATCGTGCTCGCGAAGGCACTCGTCGACGGTGTGGAGCCGCTCGACGACCGGGCGACGCTGCAGCTCGCCCAGGACATCGAGGGTCACCCCGACAACGTCGCCGCAGCCCTCCTCGGCGGCCTGACGATCGCGTGGATCGACGGCTTCGCCGCCGAGGCGGTCCGCCTCGACGTCACCGTCCCGCTGACCCTCTTCGTGCCGCCGGAGCCGGTCTCGACCGAGGCCGCGCGCGGCCTGCTCCCCGACGTGGTCAGCCACGCCGACGCCGCGACGAACGCCGGCCGTGCCGCGCTGCTCGTGGCGGCGCTGACGCAGGCGCCCGAGCGGCTCGCGTCGGCCACGGAGGACCTCCTGCACCAGCAGTACCGCGCCGGCGCGATGCCGGACTCCTACCGCCTGGTCCGCAGCCTGCGCGTCGACGGCGTGCCGGCGGTCATCTCCGGTGCCGGGCCCACGGTGCTCGCCTTCGCCCGGGGTGTCACGGACGCCGTCCCCGACGGCTGGAGGGTGCTCGAGGTCGACGTCGCCGACCGCGGTGCCCACGTCGTCCCGACGTCCTGAACGACGGCCCTGACCGCGCTCGTCGGGGGCGGATCGAGCGGCCGAGGGCACTGCTAGAGTGACGGACGTCGGTGTGGATCCCGTTCCCCGACACGTGTACGTCCGCCCGCCGTCGGCGGGTGGCCACGGTGCCCCGGTCTTCGCCGGAGGGCCTGTGGCGCCCCCTCCCACCCAGGAAGCATCCTCGTGACCGACACCCCCACTGACCAGTCTGCGTCCCCGTCGGCGGAGCCGGCCTCCGCCGCCCCCGCCAAGCCCGCCCGTCGCTCGGGCGGCGCGCTCGGGGGCAAGGTCCTCGCCGAGCTGCGCGAGATCGCGTCCGGCCTCGGCATCAGCGACGCCGGCAAGCTGCGCAAGGGCGAGCTGATCGACGCCATCAAGGCCGCCCGTGGCGAGAGCGCCCCGAGCGCCGTCCAGGCCGCCCCCGCCCAGCAGGCACCCCAGCAGGTCGAGCCGACCGCGCCGGAGAAGGCCCAGGGCGCGAAGCCCCAGGTCGAGAAGGACGAGAAGCCCCAGGGCGCACCTGCTGCCGAGGAGCAGGCGCGCGAGACCCCGCGCGGCCGCGGACGTCGCGCCCAGGGCGCCCCGTCGCAGGACGGCCAGCCCCAGGACGCCCAGGGCAAGGACGCCCAGGGCAAGGACGAGCAGAACCGCGGCCAGGGCAAGGGCCAGGGCCCGAAGAACGGCAACCAGCGCACCAAGAACGACGGGCAGCGCGACGGCCAGAAGAACGCTGAGCAGCAGAAGAACACCGAGAACCAGAAGAACGGCGACGGTCAGAAGAACGACGACCAGCGCCGCGGCGACCAGCAGCGCAAGGGCGACCAGCAGGGCGGCCAGGACGCCCCGCAGAAGAACGGCCAGCGCGGCGTCGACCCGCAGGCGGCCGACGACGACGAGGCCGGCGGACGTCGTCGCAACCGTCGCGGTCGCAACCGCGGCGGCCGCGGTGCCGACGGCGAGCCCACCTACACCGAGGACGACGTGCTGGTCCCCGCGGCCGGCATCCTCGACATCCTCGACAACTACGCCTTCGTGCGCACCACCGGCTACCTGCCGAGCGAGAACGACGTGTACGTCTCGCTGTCCATGGTCCGCAAGTGGGGTCTGCGCAAGGGCGACGCGGTCACCGGCCAGGTGCGCCAGCCGCGCGAAGGCGAGCGCAAGGAGAAGTTCAACCCGATGGTGCGGGTCGACACCGTCAACGGGACGCCGCTGGAGGAGGCGCGCGGCCGCATCGAGTTCTCCTCCATGACGCCCGTGCACCCCGAGGAGCGTCTGGTCCTCGAGACCGACCCGACGGTCGTGACCACCCGCCTCATCGACCTGTTCGCGCCCGTGGGCAAGGGACAGCGTCAGCTGGTCGTCTCGGAGCAGCGTGGTGGACGCTCGGCCCTCGTGCGCACCGTCGCCGACGCGCTGACGGCCAACAACCCCGAGTGCCACCTCATGGTCGTCCTGATCGACGAGCGCCCCGAGGAGGTCACGGAGCTGCAGCGCTCGGTCAAGGGCGAGGTCATCGCCTCGACCTTCGACCGTCCGGCCGCCGACCACACGACGGTGGCCGAGCTCGCCATCGAGCGTGCGAAGCGTCTGGTCGAGCTGGGTCACGACGTCGTCGTCCTGCTCGACTCCCTCACGCGGCTCGGCCGGGCCTACCACCAGGCGTCCACGGCCTCGAGCCGGATGGCCGGCGCGGTCGACGCGGCCGCCCTGCACCCGGTCAAGACGTTCTTCGGCGCGGCGCGCAACGCCGAGGACGGCGGCTCGCTGACGATCCTCGCGACGGCGCTGGCGGGCACGTCGTCCGTGGTCGACGAGGCCGTGCTGGAGGAGATCGACGGCGCCGCCAACAGCGTGCTGCGCCTGCAGGTCGACGAGAACCAGCAGGTCTTCCCGGCCGTCGACATCGCCGGCTCGCGCACCAACCACGAGGAGCTGCTGCTCGACGAGCAGGAGCTCGACATCCTCGTCGCCACGCGCCGGGCCCTGGTCGGGCGCAGCCCGCAGCAGGTCCTCGACACGGTCGTCGGGCGGCTGGAGAAGACCGGCAGCAACGCCGAGCTGCTCCTCGCGCTCCAGCGCAGCCCCCTGGCCTGAGCACGCCCCGACGGGCCCGCCGACCACGGTCGGCGGGCCCGTCGTGCGTGCCACGGACGGCCGGCGCGGCCCGCGCGCTGGTCTGCGACGGGTGGACCGCGTCCCTAGGATGGCGACGTGACCACTGCCTACGACTTCACCGCCACGACCATCGACGGCGCTCCGCGGGACCTCTCCGACTACCGGGGGAAGGTCCTGCTCGTCGTGAACACCGCCACGCAGTGCGGCTTCACCCCGCAGCTGACGGGCCTGGAGGAGCTGTACAGCCGGTACGCCGACCGCGGCCTCGTGGTCCTCGGCTTCCCGTGCGACCAGTTCGGCCACCAGAACCCCGACTCCGACGAGGACACGGCCGCCTTCTGCCAGAAGAACTACGGCGTGAGCTTCCCGATGTTCTCCCAGGTCGACGTCAACGGCGACGACGCGCACCCGCTGTACCGTTGGCTGCGCTCGGAGAAGGGCGGGGTGCTCGGCAGCAAGATCAAGTGGAACTTCACCAAGTTCCTGGTCGACTCCGAGGGCAACGTCGTGAAGCGCTACGGCTCGACGACGAAGCCCGAGAAGATCGCCGACGACGTCGAGGCGCTGCTGCCGGCCTGACCTCGTAGCGCGGCTGCTGCCTGGGGAACAACCGAGGGGCGGTGGCGGTTGTACGAGGTGCCCCTGGCACAATCGATCCCCGGTCCTGGTTCACGGTCCGCACCCGCGGCCCGACCCAGCACCACGAGAGGACACCATGAAGCGCGACATCCACCCCGAGTACGTCGAGACCCAGGTCACCTGCACCTGTGGCAACTCGTTCACCACCCGCAGCACCGCCACGGAGGGCACCCTCCGCGCCGACGTGTGCTCGGCCTGCCACCCGTTCTACACGGGCAAGCAGAAGATCCTCGACACCGGCGGCCGCGTGGCCCGGTTCGAGAAGCGCTACGGCAAGAAGTAGCTCCTCTCCGACGCCGACCCGATCCCTCGCGGACGGGTCGGCGTCGTCGTACGTCCGGGCGCGGTGCGCCGGCGAGACCGTGGGCGCGAGGTAGCAGAGAGGACCAGCATGTTCGAGGCCGTCGAGGCGCTGCTGTCCGAGCACGCCGAGCTCGAGCGACAGATGTCGGACCCTGCGACGCACGCCGACCCGGCGCGGGCCAAGAAGGTCGGGCGCCGCTACGCCGAGCTCGGTGCGGTCGTGCGTACCTACCGCGCCTGGCAGCAGTCCGGTGACGACCTCGAGGCCGCCCGTGAGCTCGAGCTGGTCGAGGACGCGGCCGAGCTGGCCGCCCAGCGCGCGGAGCTGGAGGAGCGGCTGCAGCGGCTGCTCGTGCCGCGCGACCCCGCCGACGACAAGGACGTCATCCTCGAGGTGAAGGGCGGCGAGGGCGGCGAGGAGTCGGCGCTGTTCGCCGGCGACCTGCTGCGCATGTACACGCGCTTCGCCGAGACGAAGGGCTGGCGGGTCGAGATCATCGACGCCACCGAGTCGGCGCTCGGGGGCTACAAGTCGGTCACGGCCTCGGTGGCGGCGAAGGGCACCCCCGAGCCCGGGCAGGCGCCCTACGCGCTGCTGAAGTTCGAGGGCGGCGTCCACCGCGTGCAGCGTGTCCCCGTCACCGAGTCCCAGGGCCGCATCCACACGTCGGCCGCCGGGGTCCTCGTGCTGCCCGAGGCCGAGGACGTCGACGTCCAGGTCAACGACGCCGACCTGCGCATCGATGTGTTCCGCTCGTCCGGGCCCGGAGGCCAGAGCGTCAACACCACCGACTCGGCCGTGCGCATCACCCATCTCCCGACCGGTCTCGTGGTGAGCTGCCAGAACGAGAAGAGCCAGCTCCAGAACAAGGAGCAGGCGCTGCGCATCCTGCGCTCGCGCCTGCTCGAGGCGGCACAGGCCGCGGCCGACGCCGAGGCGTCCGACGCGCGGCGCTCGCAGATCCGCACGGTCGACCGCTCCGAGCGCGTGCGCACCTACAACTTCCCCGAGAACCGCGTCTCCGACCACCGCACCGGGTTCAAGACCTACAACCTCGACGCCGTCATGGACGGCGCGCTCGACGACGTCATCGGCTCGCTCGTCGACGCCGACCTCGCCGAGCGGCTCGAGACCGCCGACGGGTCCCGCGCATGAGCCGCGTCCGCAGCCAGGCCGAGCGTCTGCTCGAGGAGGCCACGACCACGCTGACGGAGGCCGGCGTCGCCTCGCCGCGGGTCGACGCGGAGCTGCTCCTCGCCCACGTCACCGGCACCCCGCGCGGCATGCTGCTCGGCGCACGCCTCCAGGGTCCGCAGCTGCAGGTCTACCGCGACATGGTCGCGGCGCGCGCCCGGCGCGTCCCGCTGCAGCACCTCACCGGCTCTGCCGGCTTCCGCTACGTCGACCTCGAGGTCGGTCCCGGCGTGTTCGTCCCGCGTCCGGAGACCGAGCTGCTGGCGGGCTGGGCGGTCGAGCAGGCGTCGGCCGTGCTGTCCTCGGGTCGCTCGGCACCGCCCGTGGTCGTCGACCTCTGCACCGGGTCCGGCGCAATAGCGCTGTCCGTCGTGCACGAGGTGCCGCGGGCCCAGGTGCACGCCGTCGAGCTCGACGAGCAGGCGTTCGCGTGGGCGGAGCGCAACCTCGGCGACACGGGCGCCGACCTGCGGCTCGGCGACGCGTTCGAGGCCTTCGCCGACCTCGACGGCACCGTCGACGTCGTGGTGTGCAACCCGCCGTACATCCCGCTCGACGCGTGGGAGAGCGTGGCGCCCGAGGCCCGCGACCACGACCCGTCCCTGGCGCTCTGGTCGGGCGACGACGGGCTCGACGCCATGCGCCGCCTGGAGCGCACGGCGTGGCGCCTGCTGCGACCGGGCGGTGTCGTCGGGGCCGAGCACGCCGATGCGCAGGGGGAGTCGGCCCCCGCCGTGTTCGCCGGCCGGTGGGCCGACGTGCGCGACCACGCGGACCTCGCGGACCGGCCGCGGTACGTCACCGCGCGCCGTCCGTGAGCGGCTCGCCGCGCACGAGTCGGGACCTCCGGCGCGGCGCGGAGCGGGATCGATAGGGTCGCGACATGGTCGCCGAGCTCCTGATCCACGGGGCCGCCTTCGCCTTCGGGGTGGGATCGGCGATCCTCCCGGTGTTCCTCAACGCCGAGGTCTACGTCGTCGCCATGGGCGCGACGATGCAGGACTGGATGCTGTTCTGGGGCGTCATGGCGCTGAGCGTCGGCACGGTCGCGGGCAAGGCGCTCGTGTTCGTGCTGATCCGCGGCGGGTCGCAGCGCTTCCGTCGCGAGGCGCGCCGCTCCGAGCCCCGCTACCGGTTCACGGCCTGGCTGCGGCGGGTCGGCGACCTGCTCCTGACCTGGCTCGACCGCCCGGTGCTCGGCGCGGCCACCGTGCTCCTCTCGTCCCTCCTGGCGGTGCCACCGCTCGCGGTGGTGACGATCCTGGCGCCGCTGTCGCGGCAGCGTCTCTGGGTGTTCCTCACGATGGTCTTCCTCGGTCGGACGGCGCAGTTCCTGGCGCTCGCGTTCCTCGTGCACGGGCTCGACCTGCTGGACGCCGTGCACGACCTGTGGTGACCGCTGGGCCCACCCGCGCCCGCTAGGGTGGCCCGGTGAGGTACGACTGCGCCGACGAGGAGATGCGCCGCACCGGCGTCGACGCCGCCCAGGCGGCACTGGAGGCCGGCGAGCTCGCCGTGCTGCCCACCGACACCGTCTACGGCCTGGCCGCCGACGCGTTCTCGCCCGAGGCCGTCCAGCGCCTGCTGGACGCCAAGGGGCGCACGCGCCAGAAGCCGCCACCGGTCCTGGTCGGGGCGCCGACGACGCTCGAGGCCCTGGTCACCGAGGTGCCGGGATGGCTGCGCTCGATGACCACCGAGCTGTGGCCCGGACCTCTCACGGTGGTGTGCCGGCAGCAGCCGTCTCTCACGTGGGACCTGGGGGAGACCCACCACACCGTCGCGGTGCGCATGCCCGACCACCCCGTCGCGCTCGGTCTGCTCAAGCAGACCGGGCCGCTCGCCGTGAGCAGCGCGAACCTGACCGGTGAGCCGGCCGCCACCACGATCGAGGACGCCGAGCGGATGCTGGGCACGTCCGTCAGCGTCTACCTCGACGCCGGTCAGAGCCCCGGGGGCACCGCGTCCACCATCCTCGACGTCACGGGCGCGACGCCCCGCATCCTGCGCGAGGGTCCGATCGGGCTCGACGTGCTCCACCGGTTCAACAACACGGTGGAGCCGCTCGGTGCGTGAGTACCTCGTCGTCTTCGGCGTCGCCCTGGGGGTGACCTACCTCCTCGCCTCGATCGCCAGGACGCTCGCGATGCGCTTCGGAGCCGTCGCCAAGGTGCGTGACCGCGACGTGCACGCGATCCCCACCCCGTACTTCGGGGGCCCCGCCATGCTCGGCGGGCTCGTCTCGGCCTACCTGGTGGCGACCCACCTGCCGTTCCTGTCCCGCAACGAGGACGCCGTCTTCGGCGACGCCCGCGCCGTCATCGTGGGCGGTGCCGTCATCTGCCTCGTCGGCGTGATCGACGACCTCTTCGAGCTCGACGCGCTCAGCAAGTTCGCCGGCCAGGTCATGGCCGGCGTCGTCGTCGTCGCGATGGGCCTGCAGTTCCTCTACCTGCCGCTGTACAACAACTACCTCGGACTCGACAACGCGCAGTCGATCATCTTCACGGTGCTGCTGATCGTCACCACCGCGAACGCCGTCAACTTCGTCGACGGCCTCGACGGGCTGGCCGCCGGCATGGTCGCGATCGGCGCGGTGGCCTTCTTCTCCTACGCCTTCTCCCTCGCGGTCGTGAACGGCGAGGCACGCGCCATCGGCGCCGCGCTGCTCACGGCCGCCCTGGCGGGCGCCTGCCTCGGCATCCTGCCGCACAACTTCTTCCCGGCCCGCATGTTCATCGGCGACTCCGGGTCGATGCTGATCGGCTTCGTGCTCGCGTGCTCCTCGATCAGCCTCACGGGACAGTTCCCGGCCACCAGCCTGTCCGAGGGCGTCGGTGGCGGGGCGGCGAGCTTCCTGCCCGCCCTGCTGCCGCTCTTCCTGCCGTTCGCGATCCTCATCGTGCCGTTCGTCGACCTGGGTCTCGCGGTCGTGCGCCGCACCCGGGCGGGACGGTCGCCGTTCAGCCCCGACAAGATGCACATCCACCACCGGCTGCTCGAGATCGGGCACTCGCACCGTCGTGCCGTGCTGCTCATGTACGCCGCCGCCGGCCTGGTGGCCTTCGGCAGCGTCGTGGTGAGCCTGTTCAGCGGCTGGCAGTCGATCGTCGGGTTCGGCGTGCTGAGCGTGCTCACGGCCGCGGCCGTCTTCGTGCTCCCACGGCTCGAGCAGCGCGTCTGGGACGGCTCGTGAGGTCCGCAGATCGGTCGGCCCTCGGCTCGCAGGCCCTGGCGTACGGGGCCGTCGTGGCTCTTGCCGCCGTCGCGGGGCTCGCCGTGCGGGGGACCGCCGGGCTGCTGGGCGCCCTGCTCGCGGGTGTCGTCGTCGCGGTGTTCCTCGGCTCGACGCCCGTCGTCCTGAACCCGGTGGCGCGCTCGAGCCCGGTGCTCTCGCTCCCTGCGGCCGTGCTCTTCTTCCTCGTCAAGGCGTTCGCCGCCATGGCCGTGCTGTTCCTGCTCTTCGACGTCGGGGGAGTGGCCGAGCACGTCGACCGGCGCACCTTCGGGCTCGCCGCAGTGGTGTGCAGCCTGGTCTGGACCGCCTTGGCGCTGTGGTCCTTCCGGCGCCGCCGGGTCCTCACCTATGACCTGGGCGACACCCCGTCGTGACCCCCTGGTAGCCTCACTCATGCGCCGGACCGGATCCGCCCAGCGACCGGGCCCGACGTGAACGATGACGCTGGCCGTACTGCCGGATCGCCGACCTTCGTCGGAATCGACCGCGCCATGAGACAAAGGTGACCGAGTGACCCTCGCCTCGACCGCCCTGGTGGCTGCCGCTGACGGCCCGCCGCAGCCCGGCCCCGGGAGCTTCCTGCTCCCGCCGACGTTCACGATCGGCGGGTGGGAGGTCAACAAGCCCGAGCTGTTCCTCGTGCTGTCGCTGGTGATCGTCTTCGCCTTCGCCTACGCCACGAGCCGCAAGGCCCAGGTCGTGCCCGGGCGCCTGCAGTTCGCCGGAGAGCTCGTGTACGGGTTCATCCGCAACTCCATCGCGCGCGACAACATCGGCAGCGCCGACTACATGAAGTACGTGCCGTACCTCTTCACGGTCTTCCTCTTCGTGCTGGTCAACAACTTCTACGGCGTCATCCCGGTGATCCAGTTCCCGTCGATGTCGAAGTTCGGCTTCCCCGTCGCGCTGGCCCTGGTCACGTGGCTGATCTACAACGTCGCCGGCATCGGCCGCCACGGCTTCTTCGGCTACCTCAAGCACCAGACGGTCCCGGCCGGCGCCAAGGGCCCGATCCTGATCGCCCTGGTGCCGCTGGAGTTCCTCTCCAACATCATCGTGCGCCCCTTCACGCTGGCGCTGCGTCTCTTCGCGACCATGTTCGCCGGTCACCTGCTGATCCTGCTGTTCTCGCTGGGTGCCGCGTACCTGGTCACGGGCTACGCCAACGCCGCCATCGGCATCCCGGCCGGCGTGCTCTCCTTCGTGCTCGGCATCGGGGTCAGCTTCCTCGACATGCTGATCATGTTCCTGCAGGCCTACGTCTTCACGCTGCTGACCGCGATGTACATCGGCAGCGCGATCGCCGACGAGCACTGAGCTCGGCCGGCTCCATCCGACCACTTCTCGACCCGCACCAGACGCGTCCGCGTCGTCACGAAAGGAAAGAACCGTCATGAATGGTTCCATCGCCACCGTCGGCCTCGGCCTCGCTGCCATCGGCCCGGCCATCGCCGTCGGTCTGATCTTCGCCGCCTACGTCACGGGCGTCGCCCGTCAGCCCGAGGCGCAGGGCCGTCTCCAGGGCATCGCGATCTTCGGCTTCGTCCTCGCGGAGCAGTTCTTCATCATCGCGCTGGCCCTCGCCTTCGTCTTCGGCTACAACTGATCCTCTGCTAAGGGAGATTCACCATGAGCGCGATCCTGGTCGCAGCAGCTGAGGGGGAGGAGCACAACCCCCTGATCCCGGAGCTGCCGGAGATCGTCCTGGGCCTGGTGGTCCTGGGGATCCTCTTCCTCCTGATCCGCAAGTTCGTCGTGCCCAACTTCGAGAAGGCCTTCGCCGAGCGCACGGCCGCGATCGAGGGCGGGATCGAGGAGGCCAAGTCGGCGCAGCAGGAGGCCCAGGCCGCGCTCGAGCAGTACACGGCG from Aeromicrobium erythreum encodes:
- the rho gene encoding transcription termination factor Rho, with the translated sequence MTDTPTDQSASPSAEPASAAPAKPARRSGGALGGKVLAELREIASGLGISDAGKLRKGELIDAIKAARGESAPSAVQAAPAQQAPQQVEPTAPEKAQGAKPQVEKDEKPQGAPAAEEQARETPRGRGRRAQGAPSQDGQPQDAQGKDAQGKDEQNRGQGKGQGPKNGNQRTKNDGQRDGQKNAEQQKNTENQKNGDGQKNDDQRRGDQQRKGDQQGGQDAPQKNGQRGVDPQAADDDEAGGRRRNRRGRNRGGRGADGEPTYTEDDVLVPAAGILDILDNYAFVRTTGYLPSENDVYVSLSMVRKWGLRKGDAVTGQVRQPREGERKEKFNPMVRVDTVNGTPLEEARGRIEFSSMTPVHPEERLVLETDPTVVTTRLIDLFAPVGKGQRQLVVSEQRGGRSALVRTVADALTANNPECHLMVVLIDERPEEVTELQRSVKGEVIASTFDRPAADHTTVAELAIERAKRLVELGHDVVVLLDSLTRLGRAYHQASTASSRMAGAVDAAALHPVKTFFGAARNAEDGGSLTILATALAGTSSVVDEAVLEEIDGAANSVLRLQVDENQQVFPAVDIAGSRTNHEELLLDEQELDILVATRRALVGRSPQQVLDTVVGRLEKTGSNAELLLALQRSPLA
- a CDS encoding glutathione peroxidase — protein: MTTAYDFTATTIDGAPRDLSDYRGKVLLVVNTATQCGFTPQLTGLEELYSRYADRGLVVLGFPCDQFGHQNPDSDEDTAAFCQKNYGVSFPMFSQVDVNGDDAHPLYRWLRSEKGGVLGSKIKWNFTKFLVDSEGNVVKRYGSTTKPEKIADDVEALLPA
- the rpmE gene encoding 50S ribosomal protein L31; translated protein: MKRDIHPEYVETQVTCTCGNSFTTRSTATEGTLRADVCSACHPFYTGKQKILDTGGRVARFEKRYGKK
- the prfA gene encoding peptide chain release factor 1, encoding MFEAVEALLSEHAELERQMSDPATHADPARAKKVGRRYAELGAVVRTYRAWQQSGDDLEAARELELVEDAAELAAQRAELEERLQRLLVPRDPADDKDVILEVKGGEGGEESALFAGDLLRMYTRFAETKGWRVEIIDATESALGGYKSVTASVAAKGTPEPGQAPYALLKFEGGVHRVQRVPVTESQGRIHTSAAGVLVLPEAEDVDVQVNDADLRIDVFRSSGPGGQSVNTTDSAVRITHLPTGLVVSCQNEKSQLQNKEQALRILRSRLLEAAQAAADAEASDARRSQIRTVDRSERVRTYNFPENRVSDHRTGFKTYNLDAVMDGALDDVIGSLVDADLAERLETADGSRA
- the prmC gene encoding peptide chain release factor N(5)-glutamine methyltransferase → MSRVRSQAERLLEEATTTLTEAGVASPRVDAELLLAHVTGTPRGMLLGARLQGPQLQVYRDMVAARARRVPLQHLTGSAGFRYVDLEVGPGVFVPRPETELLAGWAVEQASAVLSSGRSAPPVVVDLCTGSGAIALSVVHEVPRAQVHAVELDEQAFAWAERNLGDTGADLRLGDAFEAFADLDGTVDVVVCNPPYIPLDAWESVAPEARDHDPSLALWSGDDGLDAMRRLERTAWRLLRPGGVVGAEHADAQGESAPAVFAGRWADVRDHADLADRPRYVTARRP
- a CDS encoding VTT domain-containing protein, with protein sequence MVAELLIHGAAFAFGVGSAILPVFLNAEVYVVAMGATMQDWMLFWGVMALSVGTVAGKALVFVLIRGGSQRFRREARRSEPRYRFTAWLRRVGDLLLTWLDRPVLGAATVLLSSLLAVPPLAVVTILAPLSRQRLWVFLTMVFLGRTAQFLALAFLVHGLDLLDAVHDLW
- a CDS encoding L-threonylcarbamoyladenylate synthase, yielding MRYDCADEEMRRTGVDAAQAALEAGELAVLPTDTVYGLAADAFSPEAVQRLLDAKGRTRQKPPPVLVGAPTTLEALVTEVPGWLRSMTTELWPGPLTVVCRQQPSLTWDLGETHHTVAVRMPDHPVALGLLKQTGPLAVSSANLTGEPAATTIEDAERMLGTSVSVYLDAGQSPGGTASTILDVTGATPRILREGPIGLDVLHRFNNTVEPLGA